One Streptomyces sp. L2 genomic window carries:
- a CDS encoding LysR family transcriptional regulator yields the protein MLNLERLRTLDALARHGSVSAAAEALHVTTSAVSQQLGKLEREVAQQLLAKNGRGVRLTDAGRLLSEHAARILSQVELAQSDLEAHRGQVVGELRLSAFPTAARGLFPTALAGLRAEHPGLRVRSSELEPENGIAGVVRGDLDLAVVLDWYNKPMPVPDGLVKAPLLDDPADVALPVGHRLADREEVDLAEFAEDEWITWGEGEFCHEWLIFTLRSKGVEPIVGHRAGETHTQLGLVAAGLGVCIAPLLGRDPVPPGVVMVPLAQRVRRHVYVVWRADADRRPSIRAAVGALRAAARQFG from the coding sequence ATGTTGAACCTGGAGCGCCTGCGCACCCTCGACGCCCTCGCCCGGCACGGATCGGTCAGCGCCGCCGCCGAAGCGCTGCACGTCACCACCTCCGCGGTCTCGCAGCAGCTCGGCAAGCTGGAGCGGGAGGTCGCCCAGCAGCTCCTTGCCAAGAACGGGCGCGGTGTGCGGCTCACCGACGCCGGCCGGCTGCTGTCCGAGCACGCGGCCCGCATCCTCTCGCAGGTGGAACTCGCCCAGTCCGACCTGGAGGCGCACCGCGGACAGGTCGTCGGCGAACTCCGGCTCTCCGCGTTCCCCACCGCCGCCCGCGGCCTCTTCCCCACCGCGCTCGCCGGGCTCCGCGCCGAACACCCGGGGCTGCGGGTGCGCTCCAGCGAACTGGAACCGGAGAACGGCATCGCCGGCGTCGTGCGCGGCGACCTCGACCTCGCGGTCGTCCTCGACTGGTACAACAAGCCGATGCCCGTGCCCGACGGCCTGGTCAAGGCGCCCCTGCTGGACGACCCGGCCGACGTCGCCCTGCCCGTGGGGCACCGGCTCGCGGACCGGGAGGAGGTGGACCTCGCCGAGTTCGCCGAGGACGAGTGGATCACCTGGGGTGAGGGCGAGTTCTGCCACGAGTGGCTCATCTTCACCCTGCGCTCGAAGGGCGTCGAGCCGATCGTCGGCCACCGGGCCGGTGAGACCCACACCCAGCTCGGCCTGGTCGCCGCCGGACTGGGCGTGTGCATCGCCCCGCTGCTCGGGCGCGACCCGGTGCCGCCGGGGGTCGTCATGGTCCCGCTCGCCCAGCGCGTGCGCCGGCACGTCTACGTCGTCTGGCGGGCCGACGCCGACCGCCGCCCCTCCATCCGCGCCGCCGTCGGCGCCCTCAGGGCGGCGGCCCGGCAGTTCGGCTGA
- a CDS encoding pyridoxamine 5'-phosphate oxidase family protein — MTVTEQRRGRKIMMTPGELDAFLTAQRTCRVATVSADGAPHVSALWFAWDGASLWLYSVVRSRRWAQLRRDPRVAVVVDSGEEYDQLRGVELSGRVEFVGEAPRTGELCAELDTAETLFARKNFGLDEMPHDGRHAWVRLTPEKTVSWDFRKLGAS, encoded by the coding sequence ATGACCGTCACCGAACAGCGCCGGGGCCGGAAGATCATGATGACGCCGGGCGAGCTGGACGCGTTTCTCACCGCGCAGCGGACCTGCCGGGTGGCGACCGTCTCGGCGGACGGCGCACCGCACGTCAGCGCGCTGTGGTTCGCCTGGGACGGCGCGTCGCTGTGGCTGTACTCGGTGGTGCGCAGCAGGCGCTGGGCGCAGTTGCGCCGCGACCCGCGGGTGGCGGTCGTGGTCGACTCGGGCGAGGAGTACGACCAGTTGCGCGGCGTCGAGCTGTCCGGGCGGGTGGAGTTCGTGGGCGAGGCCCCGCGCACCGGGGAGCTGTGCGCCGAACTGGACACCGCCGAGACGCTGTTCGCGCGCAAGAACTTCGGCCTGGACGAGATGCCGCACGACGGGCGGCACGCCTGGGTGCGGCTGACGCCGGAGAAGACCGTCTCCTGGGACTTCCGGAAGCTGGGCGCTTCCTGA
- a CDS encoding cysteine hydrolase has product MPSYDRLGELLDPAGTVLLTVECQQGVVGPDGALPDLAREARSAVGNVARLVAAAHASGVQVIHAVAERRPDGRGASRNARLFRAAERLPVRQLTGTAAVRVAPPIEVAREDIVVRRLHGLSPVQGTEVDALLRNLGCRTLIVTGVSANVAIPNAVFDAVNRGYTAVVPADAIAGVPADYTDAMIRNTLALVATVTSTEDVLRHLGRSRGTA; this is encoded by the coding sequence ATGCCGTCGTACGACCGCCTCGGCGAGCTGCTCGATCCCGCCGGCACCGTCCTGCTCACCGTCGAGTGCCAGCAGGGGGTGGTCGGCCCGGACGGAGCGCTGCCCGACCTGGCCCGCGAGGCCCGGAGCGCCGTGGGCAACGTGGCCCGGCTGGTCGCCGCCGCGCACGCGAGCGGGGTCCAGGTGATCCACGCCGTCGCCGAACGCCGACCGGACGGCCGGGGCGCGAGCCGCAACGCCCGCCTGTTCCGCGCCGCCGAACGGCTGCCCGTGCGGCAGCTGACCGGCACCGCCGCGGTGCGCGTCGCACCGCCCATCGAGGTCGCGCGGGAGGACATCGTCGTACGACGGCTGCACGGCCTCTCCCCGGTCCAGGGCACCGAGGTCGACGCCCTGCTGCGCAACCTCGGCTGCCGCACGCTGATCGTCACCGGCGTCTCGGCCAACGTCGCGATCCCCAACGCCGTGTTCGACGCCGTCAACCGCGGCTACACCGCCGTCGTCCCGGCCGACGCCATCGCGGGCGTGCCCGCCGACTACACCGACGCGATGATCCGCAACACCCTCGCGCTGGTCGCCACGGTGACCAGCACCGAGGACGTGCTCCGCCATCTCGGACGGTCGCGCGGGACTGCCTGA
- a CDS encoding Rieske (2Fe-2S) protein, translating to MSSASPRPTPGPTRRTVVAAAAGAAGLAAALTACGSGADSSNSVTTGSGSSGSSGSTGSSGSTGAQADGAAGSTSLAKTSDIPEGGGKIFKDHGVVVTQPTAGTFKAFSSKCTHQGCAVTTIADGAIICPCHKSHFSVEDGSVKQGPATQALPAEKITVSGDEIALA from the coding sequence ATGAGCAGCGCATCGCCCCGTCCCACGCCGGGACCGACCCGCCGTACCGTCGTCGCGGCGGCGGCCGGAGCGGCGGGGCTCGCCGCCGCGCTGACCGCGTGCGGGTCGGGCGCCGACTCGTCGAACAGCGTCACGACGGGCTCGGGCTCGTCCGGGTCCTCCGGCTCGACGGGGTCGTCGGGTTCGACAGGGGCGCAGGCCGATGGCGCGGCCGGGAGCACCTCGCTCGCCAAGACCTCGGACATCCCGGAGGGCGGCGGCAAGATCTTCAAGGACCACGGCGTGGTGGTCACCCAGCCCACTGCGGGCACGTTCAAGGCGTTCTCGTCGAAGTGCACCCATCAGGGCTGCGCGGTGACCACGATCGCCGACGGCGCGATCATCTGCCCCTGCCACAAGAGCCACTTCTCGGTCGAGGACGGCAGTGTGAAACAGGGCCCCGCGACGCAGGCGCTGCCGGCCGAGAAGATCACCGTGTCCGGCGACGAGATCGCGCTGGCCTGA
- a CDS encoding HipA family kinase — protein MLKEVTVTRYITPLREGGSLPGLVEADDFGTYVIKFTGAGQGRKTLVAEVVCGELARRLGFRMPRLVTLHLDAVLGLGEPEQQVQELLRSSGGTNLGMDFLSGVLGFDPLAFPVDPAEAGRIVWFDALVNNVDRSWRNPNLLVHRGELWLIDHGATMIWHHNWPSAAASAARPYDASDHALARCAPDVAAAAAELAPLVTEDLLAEVTAAVPDAWLADEPGFTGPDDLRRAYARPLLARAAVVHERITGIEEGA, from the coding sequence ATGCTCAAGGAAGTCACCGTGACCCGCTACATCACGCCCCTGCGTGAGGGCGGTTCGCTGCCGGGGCTCGTCGAGGCCGACGACTTCGGGACCTACGTCATCAAGTTCACCGGCGCCGGCCAGGGCCGCAAGACGCTCGTCGCCGAGGTGGTGTGCGGCGAACTCGCCCGCCGGCTCGGCTTCCGGATGCCCCGGCTGGTCACCCTCCACCTCGACGCCGTCCTCGGACTCGGCGAGCCCGAACAGCAGGTCCAGGAGCTGCTCAGGTCCAGCGGCGGCACCAACCTCGGCATGGACTTCCTCTCCGGCGTCCTCGGCTTCGACCCGCTGGCCTTCCCGGTGGACCCGGCGGAGGCCGGCCGGATCGTCTGGTTCGACGCGCTCGTCAACAACGTCGACCGCTCCTGGCGCAACCCCAACCTGCTGGTGCACCGCGGCGAGCTGTGGCTCATCGACCACGGCGCCACGATGATCTGGCACCACAACTGGCCCTCCGCCGCCGCCTCCGCGGCCCGCCCCTACGACGCCTCGGACCACGCCCTCGCCCGCTGCGCACCCGACGTCGCGGCCGCGGCGGCCGAGCTGGCGCCCCTGGTCACCGAGGACCTGCTCGCCGAGGTCACCGCCGCGGTACCCGACGCCTGGCTCGCCGACGAACCCGGCTTCACCGGCCCCGACGACCTGCGCCGGGCCTACGCGCGGCCGCTCCTCGCGCGGGCCGCCGTCGTCCATGAGCGCATCACCGGCATCGAGGAGGGCGCGTGA
- a CDS encoding DUF3037 domain-containing protein gives MSEHHIHMAGHVVERHITRAGQGGDRDVFEYALLRVVPRVERGECINAGVLVYCRAHAYVGARTHLDEARLLALDPRADVAGVRAALGAVERVCEGGDGAGQAARDDAGRRFRWLIAPRSTVLRPGPVHTGLTVDPAAEAERLLDLLVR, from the coding sequence GTGAGCGAGCACCACATCCACATGGCCGGACATGTCGTCGAGCGCCACATCACCCGGGCGGGCCAGGGTGGCGACCGGGACGTGTTCGAGTACGCGCTGCTGCGGGTCGTACCCCGCGTCGAGCGGGGGGAGTGCATCAACGCGGGCGTGCTCGTCTACTGCCGCGCCCACGCCTACGTCGGCGCCCGCACCCACCTCGACGAGGCCCGGCTGCTCGCGCTCGACCCGCGGGCCGATGTGGCCGGGGTGCGGGCCGCGCTCGGCGCCGTCGAGCGCGTGTGCGAGGGCGGGGACGGGGCGGGGCAGGCGGCCCGCGACGACGCCGGGCGGCGCTTCCGCTGGCTGATCGCGCCGCGTTCCACGGTCCTGCGGCCGGGGCCGGTGCACACCGGGCTGACCGTCGATCCGGCCGCCGAGGCCGAGCGCCTGCTGGACCTCCTGGTGAGGTAA
- the fabG gene encoding 3-oxoacyl-ACP reductase FabG translates to MSTTEQRVAIVTGAARGIGAATAVRLAAGGRAVAVIDLDEAACKDTVEKITAAGGKAIAVGADVSDEAQVAAAVARVADELGAPTILVNNAGVLRDNLLFKMSVSDWDTVMSVHLRGSFLMTKAVQKHMVDAGFGRVVNLSSSSALGNRGQVNYSAAKAGLQGFTKTLAIELGKFGITANAVAPGFIATEMTKATADRVGMGFDDFKKAAATQIPVQRVGEPEDIANAIAFFTGEAAGFVSGQVLYVAGGPLD, encoded by the coding sequence ATGTCCACCACTGAACAGCGGGTCGCGATCGTCACCGGCGCGGCGCGCGGCATCGGCGCCGCCACCGCCGTACGACTGGCCGCCGGGGGGCGCGCGGTCGCCGTGATCGACCTCGACGAGGCCGCCTGCAAGGACACGGTCGAGAAGATCACCGCGGCCGGCGGCAAGGCCATCGCGGTCGGCGCCGACGTCTCCGACGAGGCGCAGGTCGCCGCGGCCGTGGCGCGCGTCGCCGACGAGCTGGGCGCTCCGACCATCCTCGTCAACAACGCCGGCGTGCTCCGCGACAACCTGCTGTTCAAGATGAGCGTCTCCGACTGGGACACCGTCATGAGCGTGCACCTGCGCGGCTCCTTCCTGATGACCAAGGCCGTCCAGAAGCACATGGTCGACGCCGGCTTCGGCCGCGTCGTCAACCTGTCCTCGTCCTCGGCGCTCGGCAACCGCGGCCAGGTCAACTACTCGGCCGCCAAGGCCGGACTCCAGGGCTTCACCAAGACCCTCGCGATCGAGCTGGGCAAGTTCGGCATCACCGCCAACGCCGTCGCCCCCGGCTTCATCGCCACCGAGATGACCAAGGCCACCGCCGACCGCGTCGGCATGGGCTTCGACGACTTCAAGAAGGCCGCCGCCACCCAGATCCCGGTGCAGCGCGTCGGTGAGCCCGAGGACATCGCGAACGCCATCGCCTTCTTCACCGGCGAGGCCGCCGGATTCGTCTCCGGCCAGGTGCTGTACGTCGCCGGCGGACCGCTCGACTAG
- a CDS encoding SDR family oxidoreductase: MTELPELSGRAALVTGASRGIGYGIAEALVARGDRVCITGRNEDALKEAVETLGSDRVIGVAGKAHDLDHQSEAVARTMEAFGRVDFLVNNAGTNPVFGPIADLDLNVARKVFETNVVSALGLAQKTWHAWQKDNGGAIVNIASIAGLAPSPFIGAYGISKAAMINLTQQLAHEFAPKVRVNAIAPAVVKTKFAQALYEGREAEAAAAYPLGRLGVPSDIGGAAAFLTSEQSAWVTGQTLVVDGGLFLNAGV; this comes from the coding sequence ATGACTGAACTCCCCGAGCTCTCGGGACGCGCCGCGCTCGTCACCGGCGCCAGCCGCGGCATCGGCTACGGCATCGCCGAGGCCCTGGTCGCCCGCGGCGACCGCGTGTGCATCACCGGCCGCAACGAGGACGCCCTGAAGGAGGCCGTCGAGACGCTCGGCTCCGACCGGGTCATCGGCGTCGCCGGCAAGGCCCACGACCTCGACCACCAGAGCGAGGCCGTCGCCCGCACCATGGAGGCCTTCGGCCGCGTCGACTTCCTGGTCAACAACGCCGGCACCAACCCGGTGTTCGGGCCGATCGCCGACCTCGACCTGAACGTCGCCCGCAAGGTGTTCGAGACCAACGTCGTCTCGGCGCTCGGCCTCGCCCAGAAGACCTGGCACGCCTGGCAGAAGGACAACGGCGGCGCCATCGTCAACATCGCCTCCATCGCGGGCCTCGCGCCCTCACCCTTCATCGGCGCCTACGGCATCAGCAAGGCGGCGATGATCAACCTCACCCAGCAGTTGGCGCACGAGTTCGCGCCGAAGGTACGGGTCAACGCCATCGCCCCGGCCGTCGTCAAGACCAAGTTCGCCCAGGCCCTGTACGAGGGCCGGGAGGCCGAGGCGGCCGCCGCCTACCCGCTCGGCCGGCTCGGCGTGCCCTCCGACATCGGCGGAGCCGCCGCCTTCCTCACCTCCGAGCAGTCCGCCTGGGTCACCGGTCAGACGCTCGTCGTGGACGGCGGCCTCTTCCTCAACGCCGGCGTGTGA
- a CDS encoding ABC transporter substrate-binding protein codes for MFNRNRFLRRVAAIASISLVAGCGLLSNGSDSEGTIVVGTTSAPSTLDPAASWDGSWELFRNIYQTLLAYPSGATTPQPDAAESCSFTDNSSRTYRCTLRAGMKFADGDALDAKAVQHSIDRIRTINAPSGPAGLLGSLDSVDTKGDREVVFHLNKPDATFPFVLATPAMSIVDPDDYPANSLRKDDKVYGSGPYQLKSYDEGKEAVLVRNDNYKGFAKRQNDAVTIRYFQDSSEMVKALRDKQIDVTYRGLAADDIIALQKHGNSDLQLVDGAGIDISYLVFNPKDSWAKQPAVRKAVAQVIDRGAIAHKVYKDTVDPLYSMVPKGLTGHTTGFFDDYGYPSVSKARSILKDAGITQKVPLTFWYTTDRYGSETGLMFKELKRQLDDSGLFTITLQSRPWKSYVVGYQKGEYPVFGRGWFPDFPDADNFIAPFVGQQNALGTPYPAPEITNKLLPHSRRESDRGQVVKDLEQAQQILVNDARLIPLWQGRQYVAASDDISGGEQALDPSTIMEMWMLHRKTSW; via the coding sequence GTGTTCAACCGGAACCGATTCCTGCGGAGAGTCGCGGCGATCGCGTCCATATCCCTGGTGGCCGGATGCGGTCTGCTGTCGAACGGCTCCGACAGCGAGGGCACGATCGTCGTGGGCACCACCAGCGCCCCGAGCACGCTGGACCCCGCGGCCTCCTGGGACGGCTCGTGGGAGCTGTTCCGCAACATCTACCAGACCCTCCTCGCCTACCCCAGCGGTGCGACCACCCCGCAGCCCGACGCCGCCGAGAGCTGCTCCTTCACGGACAACAGCAGCCGCACCTACCGCTGCACGCTGCGCGCCGGCATGAAGTTCGCCGACGGCGACGCGCTGGACGCCAAGGCCGTCCAGCACTCCATCGACCGCATCCGCACCATCAACGCCCCCAGCGGTCCGGCCGGGCTGCTCGGCAGCCTGGACAGCGTCGACACCAAGGGTGACCGCGAGGTGGTCTTCCACCTCAACAAGCCCGACGCGACCTTCCCGTTCGTGCTGGCCACCCCCGCCATGTCGATCGTCGACCCCGACGACTACCCCGCGAACTCCCTGCGCAAGGACGACAAGGTCTACGGCTCCGGCCCGTACCAGCTCAAGTCGTACGACGAGGGCAAGGAGGCCGTCCTCGTCCGCAACGACAACTACAAGGGCTTCGCCAAGCGGCAGAACGACGCGGTGACCATCCGCTACTTCCAGGACTCCTCCGAGATGGTCAAGGCACTGCGTGACAAGCAGATCGACGTGACCTACCGGGGCCTGGCCGCCGACGACATCATCGCCCTGCAGAAGCACGGCAACAGCGACCTGCAACTGGTCGACGGCGCCGGCATCGACATCAGCTACCTGGTCTTCAACCCCAAGGACTCCTGGGCCAAACAGCCGGCCGTCCGCAAGGCCGTCGCCCAGGTCATCGACCGCGGGGCGATCGCGCACAAGGTCTACAAGGACACCGTCGACCCGCTGTACTCCATGGTCCCCAAGGGCCTGACCGGTCACACCACCGGCTTCTTCGACGACTACGGCTACCCGAGCGTCTCCAAGGCCCGGTCGATCCTCAAGGACGCGGGCATCACCCAGAAGGTCCCGCTCACCTTCTGGTACACCACCGACCGCTACGGCTCCGAGACCGGCCTGATGTTCAAGGAGCTCAAGCGGCAGCTGGACGACTCCGGGCTGTTCACGATCACGCTCCAGAGCCGCCCCTGGAAGAGCTACGTGGTCGGCTACCAGAAGGGCGAGTACCCGGTGTTCGGCCGCGGCTGGTTCCCGGACTTCCCCGACGCCGACAACTTCATCGCCCCGTTCGTGGGGCAGCAGAACGCCCTCGGCACGCCGTACCCGGCGCCGGAGATCACCAACAAGCTGCTGCCGCACTCCCGCCGCGAGAGCGACCGCGGCCAGGTGGTCAAGGACCTGGAGCAGGCGCAGCAGATCCTGGTCAACGACGCCCGGTTGATCCCGCTGTGGCAGGGCCGGCAGTACGTGGCCGCCAGCGACGACATCTCGGGCGGCGAGCAGGCCCTCGACCCGTCGACGATCATGGAGATGTGGATGCTCCACCGCAAGACCAGCTGGTGA
- the ung gene encoding uracil-DNA glycosylase, protein MTDIAMLPESWRGVLGDELQQPYFKELTEFVEEERAKGPVYPPREEVFAALEATPYDKVKVLVLGQDPYHGEGQGHGLCFSVRPGVKTPPSLRNIYKEMREELGLEVPDNGYLMPWAEQGVLLLNAVLTVRAGEANSHKARGWEKFTDAVIRAVVSRPDPAVFVLWGNYAQKKLPLIDETRHTVVKGAHPSPLSAKKFFGSRPFTQINEAIAHQGHTPIDWRIPNLG, encoded by the coding sequence GTGACCGACATCGCCATGCTGCCCGAGTCCTGGCGCGGGGTTCTGGGTGACGAGCTGCAGCAGCCCTACTTCAAGGAGCTGACCGAGTTCGTCGAGGAGGAGCGGGCGAAGGGCCCCGTCTATCCGCCGCGCGAGGAGGTCTTCGCCGCGCTGGAGGCGACGCCGTACGACAAGGTCAAGGTCCTCGTCCTCGGCCAGGACCCGTACCACGGCGAGGGCCAGGGCCACGGCCTGTGCTTCTCCGTCCGGCCCGGAGTGAAGACGCCGCCCTCCCTGCGGAACATCTACAAGGAGATGCGTGAGGAGCTGGGCCTGGAGGTTCCGGACAACGGCTACCTGATGCCGTGGGCCGAGCAGGGCGTCCTGCTGCTCAACGCGGTGCTCACGGTGCGGGCCGGCGAGGCCAACTCGCACAAGGCCCGCGGCTGGGAGAAGTTCACCGACGCGGTGATCCGCGCGGTCGTCTCACGCCCCGACCCGGCGGTCTTCGTTTTGTGGGGCAACTACGCCCAGAAGAAGCTCCCGCTGATCGACGAGACCCGGCACACCGTGGTCAAGGGCGCCCACCCCTCCCCCCTCTCCGCCAAAAAATTCTTCGGCTCCCGCCCCTTCACCCAGATCAACGAGGCCATCGCCCACCAGGGCCACACCCCCATCGATTGGCGCATCCCGAACCTGGGCTGA
- a CDS encoding tetratricopeptide repeat protein translates to MAERQERTAPDTVPTRIGQVVMLHHGGDREEARSRFLRLWAELGEHGDPLHRCTLAHYLADTQDDPADELAWDLRALSAAEELADGRSTAGPSELRGFYPSLHLNLAADYLKLGRSEAARAHLNRARRAAGALTDDDYGHGDGVRAAISRLELRLDDDGPPGGESWGRPRRPS, encoded by the coding sequence GTGGCGGAGCGACAGGAGCGGACGGCGCCGGACACCGTGCCGACCCGGATCGGTCAGGTCGTGATGCTGCATCACGGCGGCGACCGCGAAGAGGCCCGCAGCCGCTTCCTGCGGCTGTGGGCCGAACTCGGCGAACACGGCGACCCCCTGCACCGCTGCACCCTGGCCCACTACCTCGCCGACACCCAGGACGACCCCGCCGACGAACTCGCCTGGGACCTGCGGGCCCTGTCCGCAGCCGAGGAACTGGCGGACGGCCGCTCCACCGCCGGCCCCTCGGAGCTGCGCGGCTTCTACCCGTCGCTGCACCTCAACCTGGCCGCCGACTACCTCAAGCTGGGCCGCTCCGAGGCCGCCCGCGCGCACCTGAACCGGGCCCGCCGCGCGGCCGGCGCCCTCACCGACGACGACTACGGCCACGGCGACGGCGTCCGCGCGGCCATCAGCCGGCTCGAACTGAGGCTGGACGACGACGGACCGCCCGGCGGCGAGTCCTGGGGCCGGCCGCGCCGCCCCAGCTGA